In Chryseobacterium sp. C-71, the genomic window CGAGACAGCCTCGGTCATCGTATATATTATAGAGATTAGCTTTAAACATTTTCATGTTTCAAAAATATCATTTTAATACAGACATTCATTAATAAATTTCATGGAATCTGCAATGAAAATACCGTCAGTTCGCTCCGTCAGTTCGATTTCTATGACATAAGCAAATTATTTTTATACACAGAATTATTTTTTATCAAAGCATAAACTCTGTGTATGATTTTATTTCTAATTGCATTTAAGACAGACATTTTATTCTTTCCCTCTAAAACCTTTCTTTGAAAATATGAAGCGAGATCATTTTTCAATCTTATGGAGCTCAACGCAGCTAAATGTAAAATCTTTTTTAATTCCTTATCAGCCATCGTAGAGACTCGAGGTTTGTAATAGATTGATGAACCTGAGCGATGATCAAACGGAACTACCCCTGAATAACAAGCCATCTTTCTTGCCGATTGAATCTCTGTAAATCCATTAGTTTTAACAATTAGCATAGTAGCCAATACTTTTCCAACACCTGGGACAGTCTGTATTCTTTTATATTGATCCTTCAATTCTACATTCGATTCAATAATCTCTACCATCTTTTTCTCAACTGTTTTAATCTGCTTGTCTAAAAGTAAAATCAATTGTTTATTAAGTTTTATAATTTCCTTATCTGTATGATTTTTAAGAAAGCTTAAATCTTTCATCTGTCTTAATAAACCTGCTTTTATTTTTACTCTGTGTCTACGTTCTGCATTGAGTAAACTTATCTTTTGAATCTCTGAAGATTTAGCAATCCAAGGCTCTAAATCCATGTGGTTTTTCTCCAAAAAAATACAAATTCTCTGACTGTCGAGTTTATCATTCTTACCCCTTAAAAAACCGATGCTTTTCTTTAAATGAAGTGGATTTATAACAAAAACTAAAAGGTCCATATTACTTAGAACTTCGTAAAGTTCAAAATTATACCTTCCTGTATTTTCCATTCCTACAACGGTATCTGCAGTATTGGAGAAACTTTTGAAAAACTTTTTGATAGCTTTCGAATTATTCTCAATTTGATAATGCTGTGTTTTAGAACCTCCCTTAACGAAAACATCCAGAGTTAGTTTACTAATGTCAATTCCAATAAAAACTTTTTCCATAAATTTGTTTTGATTAATTGAAAGAGAAACTTATCATCATCTCAACTCCTTAATAATGGGCTCCAATCCCGAATTTCTATCTGAGTTTTTTGATAAGAAAGTGTTTAAGTCTTAATCGAACTATGAGTTTTGCTCGGAGTGATTATTAGTTTACTTAAACACTTGTCTCTTCTTAATAAAAGTATCAATTTTCTTTTTACAAATCTAAAGGAGTGTTTTTCGCAGCTAAACGGAGAAAAATGTATCGAGAACCAGTGAAATGAAGCACAGAATTTTGCCTGTCTTTCAAAAAGTTCTTGATCTGTTTTCTTTAAAAGACCTACTCGGTAATCTTCAACAAAATATCCGGATCCGGGCAATTTTTACTGTAAAAACCGAGATCATTTTCACTGCAGACTCCGGGATAATCGCCTTTTTTATTTTCCAAATCTTTAATGATCTGAAAATGCAGATGTGGCGCATAATCACCATTCACCGGCGGTTTTCCGAGTTCGGCAATCTTTTCTCCTTTTTTTACGGGTTGACCTTCACTTTTTCCATCAAGACTTTCCAGGCTAAGGTGACCGTACAGCGTGTAAAAAGTAACGCCTTCAATTTCATGCTGAAGAATAACCGTCGGACCATAATCGCCCAGAAAAGTATTGTTTTGAAAACTGTGAACGGTGCCGTTCAAAGCACTTAACACAGGAGTTCCTGCTTTGATCCACAAATCCAGACCAAGATGAATGTTTCTCTCTTCTGTATTTTCGGCATTAAAATTTTCGCTTCTTTTATACAGATTTCGCCTTTCCAGATAACCGCCAAATGCTACTTTCGCTTTATTTTCTAATAGATGCTCTTCAATAAATTCTTCAAATTTTTCTGCATTGGTAAGATCCAGATTTAAAGCATCCGTATGCCGAGCCGAGAGATCAATCGCCACATAATCTTTGGTATCGATGGAAGCGTCAATCACTTTTACGTTGGTTTGCTTTTGGAGAATATCTTCTAATGTGTTCATTATAATATTTGTAAAAACCAAAGATAGAGAATGTGATTAGAATATTTTTAATGCGGACTTTCAATCCGTAAAAATTCACAAAAAAGCTTAGACACAGATTTAAAATCTACACATTCAAGGTTCAAAATACTTTCAAAAAACCTGCCTCACACTAGAGGTTTTCATTTTTCTGAAAAATCTCGGAAATCTGGGCAACCTTTTCAAAATTTTAAAGTCTAATAAATAAAGAATGAAGACATTTTTTCAAATTAAAAATTCTTTTTTGTTTGTTGAACTTTAAATTTATTGGTTATGAAGAAAGTACTTTATACTCTGGTGTTTCTAATGTGTGGCAACCTCTGTTTTGCACAGAAAGACAAGATCGCATTTTACGGAGGAGTAGAATGGCAGCCTGCAATTCGGCAGTATCAGCCTGCGATACAACTTAATGGACGGGGCTATGTGAATAACCGTATTTCATTGGGTGCAGCAATGAGTTACACGGGCGAAAAGCATTCTGAAAATTTTGGCTATTTTGCCAACAGAACCTGGTCAAATCATTTGATTATCAATTTTTTAGTTCAAAATGATGTGATCAATAGCGATAATTTTTTTTTCAGCACGTATCTCTCGACCGGTTTTTATTTTTTAGGCCTCGTCAATCCTGACGACAGAACGACTGAAACTTCCTACAGCGAAGTGGACGGCATCTGGATGGAGAATCAATATGAAGTACCGCGAAAGCTCAACCGTGATCTCTTTTACAACATCCAGGGTGGAGTAGATTTTTCGCTGAAATTGGGAAGTTTCACAAAAGAAGAGGTTGGTATATATCTCACCACAAGAGCAGGCTATCAGTTTGTTTTCGGTAATGGAGATGTTGCCAATGGCAGTCAGTTTTCAAAACCTGTAATTTCTGTTGGGGTGACATTGAAGGGGAATAAATAGTTTTGCTTTTCACAGGTTATTTTCCTGACTGAATGCTGGTAATTCCTTGAGCCAAAGTCGCAAGGTCTTTGGTGCTCAGTCTCACTAATGAAATCTTCATCGTTTAATGTGTTTGTTTGTTAAAAATACCTGAGTTCGGGATAAGAATACAAAATAAATTTGCAATAAAAAGCAATAATTCGTATATTTAAGTATCTAACATTCAAATATTTAAACGAACTATTGCTTATGATTTTGAAAGACCAAATTACAAATATTTTTGTACAAGTTGATGATTTCTGTAAAGAATTTGATTTCCAAATCAAACACATGAAATTTCAGGCGCTCGGCGACCAAAAGAAGAGAAGAAACAGAAGATCTATGATGTCGGATTCTGAAATTATTACGATTATGATTGGTTTTCATCTGGGTGCACACAAAACATTTAAGCATTATTATCAGGAAATAGTTTGTGGTTATTGGAATAATTTGTTTCCCAAAGCCCTTTCCTACAATAGATTTATAGAACTTCAGCAAAGAAGCTTTGTGGTTTTTGCCTTATTTTTGAAAGAAAAATGTCTGGGTAAATGTACTGGAATCAGCTTTATGGACAGCACAACTTTGAAAGTTTGCAGAAACCAAAGGATTCACAATCACAAAGTTTTCAAAGGTTTGGCAGAGCGAGGAAAATCTTCGATGGGTTGGTTTTATGGGTTTAAACTGCATTTGGTTTGTAATGAAAAGGGAGAACTTTTATCCTTTTATATAACGAAAGGAAATATTGATGACAGAAACCCAAAGCATATCAAAAAAATGACGCAGCAGCTTTTTGGAAAACTATTTGCCGATAAAGGATATCTTTCCAAGGCTCTTTGGGAAATGCTTTTTGCTGATGGAATCCAGCTTTTTACTAAACTTCGTAAGAATATGAAGAATCATATTATGAAAATGGAAGACAAAATTTTGCTCCGAAAAAGAGCCATCATTGAAACGATCAATGATGAATTAAAGAACCATTGTCAAGTGGAACATACTCGCCACAGAAGTGTTAGTAATTTTATGATGAATATTTTGGGGAGCTTAACTGCTTATTGTTTCTTCCCCAAAAAACCATCATTAAACTTAAAAAAAGTAAATGATGGTCAATTGTTTTTAAATTTTGCTTAAACCGAACTCAGGTTAAAAATGTATTAATTACTCAAAACAAATATAAAAAATTCTGCATTTTGTTTAAAACATTTTGTGGGAAATAAAATGCAGTTGCATGAAGTTCCCCGCAACTTGCTGGAGACTTCATGCAATTGCAGGAGGTTAGAAACAACCTTGTTTTAGATAAAATGCAATTGCAGGAAGTTATGAATAGGGTTGTTTTAAACAAAATGCAGGTGCAGGAGGTTTGTTTTAAGGATGATATAATGTCCGGAGATGTGAATTAGAGTTTAAGTGAGTCTTAATTATTAGATTACGGAAATCCGTAATTTTTATTAAGTTAAGTTATATACTTTTGAGAAAAATAACATTATGACATTAAAGTTCAAAACATCAAATGCAACTGATTTCAAAAATGAAATTATAAAACTTATCAACGAAGGAAAGTTGTCAACGTGGAAAATATTAACAATAAATAGTACAGAATATTTGAAACATATTGGGCAATGGGGAGATAAGGGAGTTATAAAACTAATAACAGATAATGACAATCAATATTTGACATCACAAGTTTTTAAGTTTGATAGTTACACTGGGAAAGTTGAAGATTTTGAAGGTTATTATCTTGGACGATTTTGCGAACTAATTTTTGTAAACTTTACTAAGAAATTTTCATCTATTGACAAGAACTAATTTTTAAATTAAAAAAATGAAATATCAAGTACACGATTTAGGTCAATTAAGTGGTGGAGAAATAGTTGAAGTGACTTTAGCAGGAACTGCTGCAAATGTTAAACTTATGGATAGTTCAAACTTTTCAAATTATAAATATGGAAAAAATCATAAATATTATGGAGGATATATAAAGCATTCTCCTTATCGAGTTTCAGTTCCAAATTTTGGAAGATGGTATATAACGATAGATTTAGGAGGCTACTCAGGAACAATACGCTCTGCCGTAAAGGTTATTAAATAATTAATAAATTATGAAGATCAACTTCACAGAAGATTTTTCTAATTACTAGATTAAATTTTATGTATTAAACTAATAAATATAAAAACAATGATAAGATGTCCAAAATGTAATTCAGAGCAAATCACTTCACAAAAAAAAGGATTTGGATTCGGAAAAGCCATAGCAGGAATTTTTGTTGCTGGACCATTAGGATTAGTAGCCGGTACTGTTGGAGCAAATAAAATTCAAATACATTGTTTAAATTGTGGAAATAAGTGGCTACCTAATAAATCAACTGGTGTTTCGAATGAAAGAATCGCCACAACACTCCCTATTAAAAAGAAAAAAGATTCTCATAATTTACCAAAAGAAAAAACAGAAGAAGAAAGGAGAAGAGAAATTTATGAAAAAACTGGGCTATCTGCATCGGATCCAAAGTTTGGAAATTTTAGAAAAACTAAAAAACGTAATTAATCTATACAAATAAAAGTAAAAACCTTCCTCACAGCAGGTTTTTCTATATCTGAAAGTTTTAAAACAAACTCTCATTCAATACAATTTTGTACTGTAAGAAAAAATATTTTTTTCCATAAAGCCTACAACTTTTTCCTCTGTAAAAAAGGCATTTTTTTTATCATTCATAGAAAGATAAAATTCTATTTTTCTTTTATACTCATCACTTCCAATGAAATTTTTAAATTGCCTTTTCTCAAGTTCTTCAAATTCTTCTTCATTACAAAATAAAACTTGTGAAAGCAAACCGTTTGAAATCTCTAAAATAATTCTGATTGGTTCATTTTTATCATCTTCGTTTAAAATTACAACATCATTTAACCACTCAATTCTTCCATCTTCATATTTAGAATAGAACTTTTGTAATGTTTGTTCTATTCTACATTGTTCCTCATCATTATGTAAGAAGATTTCATTAAGACATAAAAAATTATTTCTTATAATAAATTGTGCAGTATACCCTCTCCAATTACGAGAAGATTTTGCTGTGTATTTTTCAATATCTAAATGTGATAATAAATCTAAATCAGATAAATTAGCATTAATTGAATAGCGCTTTCCTTTAAAAATTAAAGAATCTTTAGATTGAACAGTCATTTTTAGAAAAGATTTTCATCCACAAAATTCGGCAACGTCACCTTCAAATTCGGTTCTGCTTCCATTGCTCTTTTGATGGCGAAAACTGCACCTTCATTTCTTGCCCAGCTTCGTCGGGAAATTCCGTTGTTAACGTCCCAGAAAAGCATTGATTTTAATCTTCTGTCGGCATCATTGCTACCGTCGAGCAGCATCCCGAAGCCACCGTTGATCACTTCGCCCCAGCCAACGCCACCACCGTTGTGGATGCTCACCCAGGTCGCGCCACGGAAACTGTCGCCAATCACATTGTGAATCGCCATATCTGCCGTAAATCTTGAGCCGTCATAAATATTGGAAGTCTCTCTGTACGGCGAATCCGTCCCCGAAACATCGTGATGGTCTCTTCCCAAAACCACCGCTCCGATCTCTCCGTTGGCAATGGCTTTGTTGAAGGCTTCAGCGATTTTCATTCTTCCTTCCGCATCGGCGTACAGAATTCTCGCCTGCGAACCAACGACCAGATTGTTTTCCTGAGCGCCTTTAATCCAAGTGATATTGTCTTTCATCTGTTGCTGGATTTCTTTGGGAGATGTTTTAATCATTTCCTCTAAAACCTGACAGGCAATTTCATCTGTTTTCTGCAAATCTTCCGGTTTTCCACTTGCACAAACCCAACGGAACGGCCCAAAACCGTAATCAAAACACATCGGTCCCATAATATCCTGAACGTAAGAAGGGAATTTGAACTCTCTTCCCAACGTAGGATGATCTGACATTACATCGGCTCCGGCTCTGGAAGCTTCGAGTAAAAATGCGTTTCCGTAATCAAAAAAATAAGTTCCTTTTGATGTATGTTTATTGATAGCGGAAGCGTGTCTTCTCAATGTTTCCTGAACTTTTTCTTTGAATAATTCAGGGTTTTCTGCCATCATTTTGTTTGATTCTTCAAAGGTTTGTCCGGCTGGATAATAACCGCCCGCCCAAGGATTGTGAAGCGAAGTCTGATCTGAACCAATATCAATTCTTAAATTTTCTTCATCAAATTTTTCCCAGACCTCAACGATGTTTCCAAGATAAGCCAGAGAAACCGCTTCTTTATTTTCCTGAGCTTTTCTGACTCTTGCTACCAGTTCATCAAGATTATCATGGATTTCATTCACCCATTTCTGGTCGTGACGAATTTTGGTAATCTTTGGATTCACTTCCGCAATCACTGTAACACAACCTGCGATGGTTCCCGCTTTTGGCTGAGCGCCGGACATTCCGCCCAAACCGGAAGTGACGAATAATCCGCCTTTTGGTTCTTTATTAATTTTTCTGAAAGCATTCAAAACGGTAATCGTCGTTCCATGCACAATTCCCTGCGGACCGATGTACATATAAGATCCTGCTGTCATTTGTCCGTACTGCGAAACACCCAGCGCATTGAATTTTTCCCAATCATCCGGCTTGGAATAATTTGGAATCATCATTCCGTTCGTCACCACCACTCTTGGAGCATCTTTGTGCGAAGGAAACAATCCCATCGGATGTCCGGAATACATCGTTAATGTTTGTTCGTCAGTCATTTCCGACAGATATTTCATCGTCAGAAGATACTGCGCCCAGTTGCTGAACACCGCACCGTTTCCACCGTAAGTAATCAGTTCGTGCGGATGTTGCGCTACCGCATAATCCAGATTATTCTGAATCATCAGCATAATTGCTTTTGCCTGTTCAGATTTTCCGGGATATTCTGCAATATCTCTTGCTTTCATCTCATAATCCGGACGGAAGCGGTACATATAAATTCTACCGTATTTTTCCAGTTCTTCTTTAAATTCCGGCAACAATTCTGAGTGGAATTTGGGTTCGAAATAACGCAAAGCATTTTTCAGAGCGAGTTTTTTCTCTTCGTCTGATAGAATTTCTTTACGTTTTGGTGCGTGGTTGATGTGGGTTTCGTATGGTTTTGGTTGAGGCAATTCTGTTGGAATTCCTTGTTGTATCTGTTCCTGAAAAGTCATATCGTTTTAATTCTACTTTTTAATAAATTTCTGTACTGAAGTATCTTTTGTTCCTTTAAGCTTAATAAAATAAACACCTGCAGAAAGGTAAGAAACGTCAATTGTCGATTTTAATTCGCTTGATTTTACAACTGTTCTTCCTACATTATCGGATATTTCGTATTGAATAAATCCTTCAGTTTTTATATTAATGATTCCTGTTGTCGGATTTGGATAAATTAAATTCTTTTTCTCTGTTTTTGTTTCTTTGATATTTAAAAAATCCTGAGGAATCAGTCTTACCAATCCCCTCACTGGCTGACCATCGAAGGTTCTGAATTCTCCCCCTACTAAAAATCCATCTCCCTGTCTTTTGATTGTGGAAACCACATCACTGTAAAGTGTTAGCAAAGGATTCTGAAAGCCTATTCCAATATCAAAACTTGTATCATAGGTTCCGTCTGCATTATGTCTTACCAATCCTTTTGAACTGGCTGCTACCGGCAATGCTGTAAAAAACTTACCGTTATTTTCAAATTCTAAGGTTTCCTGATCCGTTACCATTCCATCATTGAAAGATTGTGGAACGAAAGTATTATCCAATGTCCCGTCTTCGTTGAAACGCATTAGTTTATGTCCTGAAGTTCTGTTTGATATTCCGTAAATCTTTCCGTCTGCAGCGGGAAAAATTTCGGTAATAAAAGGCTGCGATGTTACAGTAACAAAAGTATTATCAATTTGTCCGTTAGGTAAAAGCCTTTTTATAGTGCTGTTTCCTGAATTTAATCCTGTTACTAAGATCTTGTTGTTGGGTAATAATTTCACCTTAAGAAGTTCTGCAAAAGGTTCTGCATAATCGATAGAATTATCGATGTTTCCTGAGCTATCTAATGCTACAAATGAATAATTGATGGAAGTAGAAACATTATTTTTAAGATAATAATACATTCCCGGGGTCAGGAGTTTTCCGTCATTAAATACAATAAAATCTCTTATTCTTAAAGATCCCATAAGCCCTACATCATTATTTACAAGGCTGAAAAATGTAGGATCAAGACTTCCGTCGGAATTTAATCTTACGATACCGCCGCCGTTCCTGTTCAAATAAGTTGTGCCTTCTGTTCCCATCAATATTTTTCCATCAGGTAAAAATCTGATTCCTGCGGGAGTTTGGCTTGAACCGTCTAAAAATAAATGAGACTGAACATTGAAACCATTATCAACACTTCCGTCAACATTTAAACGAACTATTCTGTCGGTTACTTTTCCGTTATAAGAATAGAAATCACCTGTCAGGATAATTTTTCCGTCCGGCTGAACATACATTTTTTCCGGAGCCCTGTCAAATCCTTTACAGATATTTTGAAAAGAAGTAATTCTGTTACCATTTACAGGTTCGGTCATTATCATATTTCCTGCAAAATCTCCATTATAATATCTAATAAAGCCTGTTGCAATCAAATTACCATTCGAATGAAAACTCAGGTTGTCTATATGATCCTGAAACGAATATCCGCTGACCATATGAGTCACTTTTCCTTCAAATGTAGTATCCAATGTGGCATTGTCATTCAAACGCATAATTCCTGCAACTGCCTGTCCGCCATAGCTGATAAAATTACCTCCTACCAACAATTTTCCGTCCGGCTGAATTAAAAGCGCAAAAACTCCGTTTGCCGAAGGACTTGGAGCAAAATTTTGATAAAATGCCTTAGTCGGAAAAGTGGTGTCTCGATATCCATCGGCGTTTAAACGAGTTAAATATTGAGTATTTCCAAAAAATACACCTTTACCCCCTACATATATCTTACCGTCATTTCTTACGGCAATACTTCTGATATTAATAAATGATCCTCCGGTATAAATATAGAATGAAGCATCATCAGTTCCATCTGCATTAAGCCTTTTTAAATAAGATCCGGAGTATACAACAACGATCTTTCCGTCTGGCTGTAATGCAAAATGAGACATTCCTGTAGTAACAGGAGCATATGTTGTACTTGCCAGAAATGTTGTATCGGTAGAACCATTCGGATTTAATCTTACCATTAAAT contains:
- a CDS encoding IS110 family transposase, whose amino-acid sequence is MEKVFIGIDISKLTLDVFVKGGSKTQHYQIENNSKAIKKFFKSFSNTADTVVGMENTGRYNFELYEVLSNMDLLVFVINPLHLKKSIGFLRGKNDKLDSQRICIFLEKNHMDLEPWIAKSSEIQKISLLNAERRHRVKIKAGLLRQMKDLSFLKNHTDKEIIKLNKQLILLLDKQIKTVEKKMVEIIESNVELKDQYKRIQTVPGVGKVLATMLIVKTNGFTEIQSARKMACYSGVVPFDHRSGSSIYYKPRVSTMADKELKKILHLAALSSIRLKNDLASYFQRKVLEGKNKMSVLNAIRNKIIHRVYALIKNNSVYKNNLLMS
- a CDS encoding peptidoglycan DD-metalloendopeptidase family protein; translated protein: MNTLEDILQKQTNVKVIDASIDTKDYVAIDLSARHTDALNLDLTNAEKFEEFIEEHLLENKAKVAFGGYLERRNLYKRSENFNAENTEERNIHLGLDLWIKAGTPVLSALNGTVHSFQNNTFLGDYGPTVILQHEIEGVTFYTLYGHLSLESLDGKSEGQPVKKGEKIAELGKPPVNGDYAPHLHFQIIKDLENKKGDYPGVCSENDLGFYSKNCPDPDILLKITE
- a CDS encoding IS982 family transposase, whose protein sequence is MILKDQITNIFVQVDDFCKEFDFQIKHMKFQALGDQKKRRNRRSMMSDSEIITIMIGFHLGAHKTFKHYYQEIVCGYWNNLFPKALSYNRFIELQQRSFVVFALFLKEKCLGKCTGISFMDSTTLKVCRNQRIHNHKVFKGLAERGKSSMGWFYGFKLHLVCNEKGELLSFYITKGNIDDRNPKHIKKMTQQLFGKLFADKGYLSKALWEMLFADGIQLFTKLRKNMKNHIMKMEDKILLRKRAIIETINDELKNHCQVEHTRHRSVSNFMMNILGSLTAYCFFPKKPSLNLKKVNDGQLFLNFA
- a CDS encoding DUF1883 domain-containing protein — protein: MKYQVHDLGQLSGGEIVEVTLAGTAANVKLMDSSNFSNYKYGKNHKYYGGYIKHSPYRVSVPNFGRWYITIDLGGYSGTIRSAVKVIK
- a CDS encoding urocanate hydratase, yielding MTFQEQIQQGIPTELPQPKPYETHINHAPKRKEILSDEEKKLALKNALRYFEPKFHSELLPEFKEELEKYGRIYMYRFRPDYEMKARDIAEYPGKSEQAKAIMLMIQNNLDYAVAQHPHELITYGGNGAVFSNWAQYLLTMKYLSEMTDEQTLTMYSGHPMGLFPSHKDAPRVVVTNGMMIPNYSKPDDWEKFNALGVSQYGQMTAGSYMYIGPQGIVHGTTITVLNAFRKINKEPKGGLFVTSGLGGMSGAQPKAGTIAGCVTVIAEVNPKITKIRHDQKWVNEIHDNLDELVARVRKAQENKEAVSLAYLGNIVEVWEKFDEENLRIDIGSDQTSLHNPWAGGYYPAGQTFEESNKMMAENPELFKEKVQETLRRHASAINKHTSKGTYFFDYGNAFLLEASRAGADVMSDHPTLGREFKFPSYVQDIMGPMCFDYGFGPFRWVCASGKPEDLQKTDEIACQVLEEMIKTSPKEIQQQMKDNITWIKGAQENNLVVGSQARILYADAEGRMKIAEAFNKAIANGEIGAVVLGRDHHDVSGTDSPYRETSNIYDGSRFTADMAIHNVIGDSFRGATWVSIHNGGGVGWGEVINGGFGMLLDGSNDADRRLKSMLFWDVNNGISRRSWARNEGAVFAIKRAMEAEPNLKVTLPNFVDENLF
- a CDS encoding T9SS type A sorting domain-containing protein; protein product: MKNIYCKMLLILLCNVIFSNLYSQDKYVKDPNFNAAFQTNKFFIDGRQGIDFSVSQPDGKILVIYKTYGYVVGGDSYNVVRINPDNSIDTGFTTAAFDKEVKSVALQNDGKIIVVGAFNIHNNVATNYIIRLNIDGTRDTTFNAGTFAFQQFATKKALEKVVVQPDGKIIVCGNITAYNSAAHNLMVRLNPNGSTDTTFLASTTYAPVTTGMSHFALQPDGKIVVVYSGSYLKRLNADGTDDASFYIYTGGSFINIRSIAVRNDGKIYVGGKGVFFGNTQYLTRLNADGYRDTTFPTKAFYQNFAPSPSANGVFALLIQPDGKLLVGGNFISYGGQAVAGIMRLNDNATLDTTFEGKVTHMVSGYSFQDHIDNLSFHSNGNLIATGFIRYYNGDFAGNMIMTEPVNGNRITSFQNICKGFDRAPEKMYVQPDGKIILTGDFYSYNGKVTDRIVRLNVDGSVDNGFNVQSHLFLDGSSQTPAGIRFLPDGKILMGTEGTTYLNRNGGGIVRLNSDGSLDPTFFSLVNNDVGLMGSLRIRDFIVFNDGKLLTPGMYYYLKNNVSTSINYSFVALDSSGNIDNSIDYAEPFAELLKVKLLPNNKILVTGLNSGNSTIKRLLPNGQIDNTFVTVTSQPFITEIFPAADGKIYGISNRTSGHKLMRFNEDGTLDNTFVPQSFNDGMVTDQETLEFENNGKFFTALPVAASSKGLVRHNADGTYDTSFDIGIGFQNPLLTLYSDVVSTIKRQGDGFLVGGEFRTFDGQPVRGLVRLIPQDFLNIKETKTEKKNLIYPNPTTGIINIKTEGFIQYEISDNVGRTVVKSSELKSTIDVSYLSAGVYFIKLKGTKDTSVQKFIKK